Proteins encoded in a region of the Pseudomonas shahriarae genome:
- a CDS encoding LysR substrate-binding domain-containing protein, which translates to MNLFQLRAFDAVARDGSFTRAAARLFISQPAVTGHIKALEEHYQITLLRRTARRVELTEEGIKLAAITRSIFGLVDEAQTLLEANRQLLTGRLEVAADGPHMVMPMLAKLRARYPGITVNLRLGNAQETLAALLSEHADVAVLTEVEPRKGVHLQPLNESRICALVPAGHPWLADPAGIRLEQLDQVIMVLREPSSITRRTFDDACAKASVQPRVLLELDSREAVTEAVAAELGVGVVSSVEVSRDPRVHAIPIRGDGLLNQHMLGCMERRRELRLIQAFFELASG; encoded by the coding sequence ATGAATCTTTTCCAACTCCGTGCATTTGACGCCGTGGCCCGGGACGGCAGTTTTACCCGTGCCGCCGCACGCCTGTTTATCAGCCAGCCAGCCGTGACCGGGCATATCAAGGCGCTGGAAGAGCACTACCAGATCACCCTGCTGCGGCGTACCGCGCGGCGCGTCGAGTTGACGGAGGAGGGCATCAAGCTGGCGGCCATTACCCGCAGTATCTTCGGCCTGGTGGATGAAGCGCAGACCCTGCTCGAAGCCAACCGCCAATTGCTCACCGGGCGCCTGGAAGTGGCGGCGGATGGCCCGCATATGGTCATGCCGATGCTGGCCAAGCTGCGTGCCCGTTACCCGGGGATTACCGTCAACCTGCGCCTGGGCAATGCCCAGGAAACCCTGGCGGCGCTGCTGTCCGAGCACGCGGATGTGGCCGTGTTGACCGAAGTCGAGCCGCGCAAGGGCGTGCACCTGCAACCCTTGAACGAATCCCGTATCTGCGCCTTGGTACCGGCTGGCCATCCGTGGCTGGCGGACCCGGCGGGTATCCGTCTGGAGCAGTTGGACCAGGTGATCATGGTACTGCGCGAGCCCAGTTCCATTACCCGCCGCACCTTCGACGACGCCTGTGCCAAGGCCAGCGTGCAGCCCAGGGTGTTGCTGGAACTGGACAGCCGCGAAGCGGTGACGGAAGCGGTGGCTGCCGAGTTGGGGGTGGGCGTGGTGTCGTCGGTGGAAGTCAGCCGCGATCCGCGGGTGCATGCTATTCCCATCCGTGGCGACGGGCTGCTGAACCAACATATGCTCGGCTGCATGGAGCGGCGCCGGGAATTGCGCTTGATTCAGGCGTTCTTCGAGTTGGCTTCAGGCTGA
- a CDS encoding 2-aminoethylphosphonate--pyruvate transaminase, translated as MSTAAPILLTPGPLTTSARTRQAMMVDWGSWDDRFNQLTASLCEQLLAIINGGDSHHCVPLQGSGTFAVEAAIGTLVPRDGKVLVLINGAYGKRLAKICEVLGRPFSTFETAEDQPTTAADVDRLLQADSSITHIALIHCETSTGILNPLPEIAQVIQRHGKHLIIDAMSSFGALPIDAAQVPFDALIAASGKCLEGVPGMGFVFAKKEALAAAQGNSHSLAMDLFDQHAYMAKTGQWRFTPPTHVVAALHEALLQYNEEGGLPARHQRYAANCQTLLDGMADLGLRSFLPSAIQAPIIVTFHAPNDPRYQFKDFYERVKAKGFILYPGKLTQVETFRVGCIGHVNQAEMQAAVAAIAQALQEMEVLKI; from the coding sequence ATGAGTACTGCCGCGCCGATCCTGCTCACACCTGGGCCCCTGACCACCTCCGCCCGCACCCGCCAGGCGATGATGGTTGACTGGGGTTCGTGGGATGACCGCTTCAACCAACTGACCGCCAGCCTCTGCGAGCAACTGCTGGCGATCATCAACGGTGGCGACAGCCATCACTGCGTGCCCTTGCAGGGCAGCGGCACGTTCGCCGTCGAAGCGGCCATCGGCACCCTGGTACCCCGCGATGGCAAGGTACTGGTGCTGATCAACGGCGCGTACGGCAAGCGCCTGGCGAAGATCTGCGAAGTGCTGGGCCGCCCGTTCAGCACCTTCGAAACCGCCGAAGACCAGCCCACCACCGCCGCCGATGTCGACCGGCTGTTGCAGGCTGACAGCAGCATCACCCATATCGCGCTGATCCACTGCGAAACCAGCACCGGCATCCTCAACCCACTGCCGGAGATCGCCCAGGTCATCCAGCGCCACGGCAAGCACCTGATCATCGACGCCATGAGCTCCTTTGGCGCGCTGCCCATCGACGCCGCCCAGGTGCCGTTCGATGCACTGATCGCCGCCTCCGGCAAATGCCTGGAAGGCGTGCCAGGCATGGGTTTTGTGTTTGCGAAAAAAGAGGCCCTGGCCGCGGCCCAGGGCAACAGCCACTCCCTGGCCATGGATTTGTTCGACCAGCACGCCTACATGGCCAAGACCGGGCAATGGCGCTTTACCCCGCCGACCCACGTGGTGGCCGCCCTGCATGAAGCGCTGCTGCAATACAACGAAGAAGGCGGCTTGCCGGCGCGCCATCAGCGCTATGCAGCCAACTGCCAGACGCTGCTGGATGGCATGGCCGACCTGGGCCTGCGCAGCTTCCTGCCGAGCGCGATCCAGGCGCCGATCATCGTCACCTTCCATGCGCCGAACGATCCGCGCTACCAGTTCAAAGACTTCTACGAGCGGGTCAAGGCCAAGGGTTTCATTCTGTATCCGGGCAAATTGACCCAAGTCGAGACCTTCCGCGTCGGCTGCATCGGCCATGTCAACCAGGCCGAGATGCAAGCCGCGGTGGCGGCGATTGCCCAGGCGCTGCAAGAGATGGAAGTACTCAAAATCTGA
- the phnX gene encoding phosphonoacetaldehyde hydrolase: MNYQNPNTLQAAILDWAGTVVDFGSFAPTQIFVEAFAEFDVQVSIEEARGPMGMGKWDHIRTLCDQPQVAERYRKAFGRTPTDDDVTAIYERFMPLQIEKIAEHSALIPGALETIAALRAQGIKIGSCSGYPKQVMDKVVELAATNGYIADHVVATDEVPNGRPWPAQALANVIALGIDDVAACVKIDDTVPGILEGRRAGMWTVALTCSGNALGLTYEQFRALDPATLASERQRIETLFAGSRPHYLIDTITDLPGVIADINQRLARGEMPQSA, encoded by the coding sequence ATGAACTATCAGAACCCCAACACCCTGCAGGCCGCCATCCTTGACTGGGCCGGCACCGTGGTCGACTTCGGCTCCTTCGCGCCTACGCAGATTTTTGTCGAAGCGTTTGCCGAGTTCGACGTGCAGGTCTCCATCGAAGAAGCCCGTGGCCCGATGGGCATGGGCAAGTGGGACCACATCCGCACCCTGTGCGATCAGCCGCAAGTCGCCGAGCGCTACCGCAAGGCCTTCGGCCGCACGCCGACCGACGATGACGTGACCGCCATCTACGAGCGCTTCATGCCGTTGCAGATCGAGAAGATCGCCGAACACTCGGCGCTGATTCCCGGCGCCCTGGAGACCATTGCCGCGCTGCGTGCGCAAGGGATCAAGATCGGCTCCTGCTCCGGCTACCCCAAGCAAGTGATGGACAAAGTGGTCGAGTTGGCCGCCACCAACGGCTACATCGCCGACCACGTCGTGGCCACCGACGAAGTACCCAATGGCCGCCCATGGCCGGCCCAAGCCCTGGCCAACGTGATCGCCCTGGGCATCGATGACGTGGCGGCCTGCGTGAAGATCGACGACACCGTGCCGGGCATCCTCGAAGGCCGCCGCGCCGGGATGTGGACCGTGGCGCTGACCTGCTCAGGCAACGCCCTGGGCCTGACCTACGAGCAGTTCCGCGCCCTGGACCCGGCGACCCTGGCCAGTGAACGCCAGCGCATCGAAACGCTGTTTGCCGGCTCGCGCCCGCACTACCTGATCGAC